A single region of the Geobacillus subterraneus genome encodes:
- a CDS encoding sirohydrochlorin chelatase, with protein sequence MKAILFVGHGSRDPEGNEQVQQFVAGLRPRIDDAFHIETSFLEFGRPSISEGIRLCAEAGAKEVIVLPLILLPAGHSKLHIPAEIDEAKQRYPHLTFRYGRPIGIHEQTLAILHERLQEIGEQPEAPGRETAVILLGRGGSDPDANSDLYKIARLFWEQTGYAFVEPAFMGVTTPSLDDAVRRCIALGARRIVVLPYFLFTGVLIKRLERQVEQYRADHAGVSFALAGYFGFHPQLETIVLDRLNEALGQTAAMNCDVCQYRLHAAHHHHHHHHH encoded by the coding sequence ATGAAGGCGATTTTGTTTGTCGGACACGGCAGCCGTGATCCGGAAGGAAACGAGCAAGTGCAGCAGTTTGTCGCCGGACTGCGGCCGCGCATTGATGACGCATTTCATATTGAAACAAGTTTTTTAGAGTTTGGGCGTCCATCGATCAGCGAAGGCATCCGTCTTTGTGCAGAAGCCGGGGCGAAGGAAGTGATCGTCCTCCCGCTCATTTTATTGCCGGCCGGGCATTCAAAGCTTCATATTCCGGCGGAAATCGATGAGGCCAAGCAGCGCTATCCGCATCTGACGTTCCGGTACGGACGGCCGATTGGGATTCATGAGCAGACGTTGGCGATTTTGCATGAACGGTTGCAGGAAATCGGCGAGCAGCCGGAAGCCCCCGGCCGCGAGACGGCGGTCATTTTGCTTGGGCGCGGCGGGAGCGATCCAGATGCGAACAGCGACTTGTATAAAATCGCCCGCCTGTTTTGGGAACAAACCGGCTATGCGTTCGTTGAGCCGGCGTTCATGGGTGTGACGACACCGTCGCTCGATGACGCCGTCCGCCGCTGTATCGCGCTTGGGGCGCGGCGCATTGTTGTGCTGCCGTATTTTCTATTCACCGGCGTGCTCATCAAACGGCTTGAACGGCAAGTCGAGCAGTACCGCGCCGACCATGCCGGCGTTTCATTCGCCTTGGCCGGCTACTTCGGATTTCATCCACAGTTGGAAACGATTGTGCTTGACCGGCTGAACGAAGCGCTCGGCCAAACGGCGGCGATGAACTGCGATGTTTGCCAATACCGGTTGCACGCCGCCCATCATCATCACCACCATCATCATCATTAA
- a CDS encoding precorrin-8X methylmutase produces MDFHTTFRPVTVQPEQIEARSFQIIDEEMGEHSFTAEQYPIVQRVIHASADFELGKSLLFHPDAIRAGIDAIRRGKLVVADVQMVQVGVNKARLEKFGGAVRVYISDEDVIAEAKRLNTTRAIVAMRKAVKEAEGGIFAIGNAPTALLELIRLIKEGEARPGLVIGLPVGFVSAAESKEELTKLDVPFITNRGRKGGSTVTVAALNALSLLAERV; encoded by the coding sequence ATGGATTTCCATACGACGTTTCGTCCGGTGACCGTCCAGCCGGAGCAAATTGAAGCGCGCAGCTTTCAAATCATTGATGAAGAAATGGGAGAGCATTCCTTTACAGCTGAGCAATACCCGATCGTTCAGCGCGTCATTCACGCTTCCGCCGATTTTGAGCTCGGAAAAAGCCTTCTCTTTCATCCCGACGCCATCCGCGCCGGTATCGACGCCATTCGCCGCGGCAAGCTCGTCGTCGCCGACGTACAAATGGTGCAAGTCGGCGTCAATAAAGCGCGCCTTGAGAAATTTGGCGGGGCGGTGCGCGTCTACATTTCCGATGAGGACGTCATCGCCGAAGCGAAACGGCTGAACACGACAAGGGCGATCGTCGCCATGCGCAAGGCGGTGAAAGAAGCGGAAGGCGGCATTTTCGCCATCGGCAACGCGCCGACCGCGCTGCTTGAGCTCATCCGCCTAATTAAGGAAGGAGAGGCGCGGCCGGGGCTGGTGATCGGCCTGCCGGTCGGGTTTGTGTCCGCGGCGGAATCGAAAGAAGAGCTGACTAAGCTCGATGTGCCGTTTATTACGAACCGCGGCCGCAAAGGGGGAAGCACAGTGACGGTCGCCGCCTTGAACGCTTTATCGCTCTTGGCGGAACGAGTGTGA
- a CDS encoding (2Fe-2S) ferredoxin domain-containing protein, which yields MATWDLRGMRHHLLICNGGTCLRHGGEEVTLAVREEIARLGLDDLVHTTRTRCNGRCQDACVLIVYPDGVWYRLMTPEKAREVVRIHLCEGAPIREWATYEFDEEAGCRWTPAGESEAPVGKRKTANEQKEVNR from the coding sequence ATGGCGACGTGGGATTTGCGGGGAATGAGGCATCATCTGTTGATTTGCAACGGCGGGACGTGCCTGCGCCATGGCGGGGAGGAAGTGACGCTGGCGGTGCGTGAAGAGATCGCCCGCCTTGGATTGGACGATCTCGTTCATACGACAAGAACGCGCTGCAACGGCCGCTGCCAGGACGCGTGCGTGCTGATCGTCTACCCGGATGGCGTCTGGTATCGGCTGATGACACCGGAAAAGGCGCGGGAGGTGGTGCGCATCCATCTTTGCGAAGGGGCGCCGATTCGCGAATGGGCGACGTATGAGTTTGATGAGGAGGCAGGATGCAGATGGACGCCAGCAGGGGAAAGCGAAGCGCCGGTTGGGAAGCGGAAAACGGCCAATGAACAGAAGGAGGTGAATCGATAA
- a CDS encoding energy-coupling factor ABC transporter permease, producing MRTRRWLAIAALLAGYFFVTNEQEAYAMHIMEGFLPAKWALFWWGLFLPFFLVGLRRLVRTLKEHPEQKLLMALAGAFTFVLSALKIPSVTGSSSHPTGIGFGAALFGPWVMVVIGTMVLLFQALLLAHGGLTTLGANALSMAVVGPLVAFTVYQLHRRRFVSQRMALFLAACLSDLATYVTTSVQLALAFPAPEGGVLASFLKFAGIFAITQVPLAVTEGILTVMVWNWLASYQASPLFQREKGA from the coding sequence ATGCGAACAAGACGTTGGCTTGCCATCGCGGCGTTATTGGCGGGTTATTTCTTCGTGACGAATGAACAAGAAGCGTACGCGATGCACATTATGGAAGGGTTTTTGCCAGCGAAATGGGCGCTGTTTTGGTGGGGATTGTTTCTTCCTTTTTTCTTGGTTGGTTTACGTCGTCTTGTCCGCACGCTGAAAGAGCATCCGGAGCAAAAGCTGCTCATGGCATTGGCCGGGGCGTTTACGTTCGTGCTGTCGGCGCTGAAAATTCCGTCCGTCACCGGCAGTAGCTCCCACCCGACCGGCATCGGCTTCGGGGCGGCGTTGTTTGGGCCATGGGTGATGGTTGTTATCGGCACGATGGTTCTTCTGTTCCAAGCTTTGCTGCTTGCTCATGGTGGATTGACGACATTGGGGGCAAACGCTTTGTCGATGGCGGTCGTTGGGCCATTGGTTGCGTTTACTGTGTATCAGCTGCATCGCCGCCGTTTCGTATCGCAGCGGATGGCGCTGTTTTTGGCCGCTTGTTTGTCCGATTTGGCCACGTATGTGACCACATCCGTCCAGCTGGCTTTGGCATTTCCGGCCCCAGAGGGCGGCGTGCTCGCTTCGTTTTTGAAATTTGCCGGTATTTTTGCCATCACTCAAGTGCCGCTGGCGGTGACAGAAGGCATTTTGACGGTGATGGTCTGGAACTGGCTTGCTTCATACCAAGCCTCTCCGCTATTCCAACGAGAAAAGGGGGCGTGA
- a CDS encoding energy-coupling factor ABC transporter ATP-binding protein, with translation MKELLLRMEQVCYAYDSSRDVLNGVDWEIPAGKKYALIGANGCGKTTLFLHLNGLLRAQSGALYWKGSNMYERGADWRRWRREVSLVFQNPEHQLIAPLVRDELAISLAHAGVNEEQMRTALSTLVDEYGLGDWLDRPTHQLSLGQKKWLTLCSAMVTKPDLLVLDEPTAYLDQHQTKQFLRQINVIHQRGTTVLIATHDMDFVWQWADWVAVMHEGRIVKQGAPEDVFADRRQLLAVRLDVPLFVRFWKEWGPKEVSMPRPWPEEKGGETHGG, from the coding sequence GTGAAAGAGTTGCTGCTGCGGATGGAACAAGTGTGCTATGCCTATGATTCCTCGCGTGATGTGCTCAACGGGGTTGATTGGGAAATTCCAGCAGGAAAAAAATACGCGCTCATCGGCGCAAACGGCTGCGGCAAAACGACGCTGTTTCTTCATCTGAACGGATTGCTGCGGGCGCAGTCAGGCGCGCTGTATTGGAAAGGGAGCAACATGTATGAACGCGGGGCCGATTGGCGGCGCTGGCGGCGCGAAGTCAGCCTCGTTTTTCAAAATCCGGAACATCAGCTGATTGCGCCGCTCGTGCGCGATGAATTGGCGATTAGCCTCGCTCACGCTGGGGTCAATGAAGAACAGATGAGAACCGCTTTGTCGACGCTTGTTGATGAATACGGGCTCGGTGATTGGCTCGATCGCCCCACCCACCAGCTTAGCCTCGGACAGAAAAAATGGCTGACGCTTTGTTCGGCGATGGTGACAAAGCCGGACTTGCTTGTGTTGGATGAACCGACAGCGTATTTGGACCAGCATCAAACGAAACAGTTTTTGCGGCAAATCAATGTCATTCATCAAAGGGGAACGACCGTGCTCATTGCCACGCATGATATGGATTTCGTCTGGCAATGGGCCGATTGGGTCGCCGTCATGCACGAAGGCCGGATTGTCAAGCAAGGAGCACCGGAAGACGTTTTTGCTGATCGCCGTCAGCTGCTCGCTGTCCGTTTGGACGTGCCGCTGTTTGTTCGATTCTGGAAGGAGTGGGGACCGAAGGAAGTCTCGATGCCGCGGCCATGGCCAGAAGAAAAAGGAGGGGAAACGCATGGGGGGTAA
- the cobJ gene encoding precorrin-3B C(17)-methyltransferase, with the protein MGGKLLIVGFGPGSVDHMTKRAREAIEESDVIIGYKTYIELVRDLIAGKEIISTGMTEEVSRAQAAVKWAERGKTVAVISSGDAGLYGMAGLVYEVLIEKGWTKDDPIEVEVIPGISAIHSCAALLGAPVMHDACTISLSDHLTPWALIEKRLEAAAAADFVIALYNPKSGRRTRQIVEAQRILLRHRAPETPVGLVKSAYRERQQIVLTDLAHMLDHEIGMLTTVIIGNSTTFVHDGLMITPRGYQRKYHLTAAVQPLKPHERLRKEAEPWALESMSPQATGDVEGKRTAVSNNRASLALAGIPPFPDETQQTAARPASMAGSTAVAGQTAVERPVVHIARQQAKEAAEDALAALESRKRRKAETVLFEAAVSPGVANKQFTAEQLLVLAETVGPDGKMTYTPDHYIKIERMTDDPDGLVAKLTAAGLTVTPVGEVLTVKACDFCDGEKKDAIPYAEELARRFGGMALPKELKLGINGCGMACYGAVREDIGLVYRKGKFDLFLGGKTVGRNAHPGQLVAEGLPPEEIVAIMTEVIEQYKEHAYPNERFHKFFSRVKQVGRFRHEEAKAAAMVETAACGD; encoded by the coding sequence ATGGGGGGTAAGTTGTTGATTGTCGGCTTCGGCCCGGGAAGCGTCGATCATATGACGAAGCGGGCCCGCGAAGCCATTGAAGAAAGCGACGTCATCATTGGCTACAAAACATACATTGAGCTTGTGCGCGATTTGATCGCCGGAAAGGAAATCATCAGCACCGGCATGACCGAAGAAGTAAGCCGCGCCCAAGCGGCGGTGAAATGGGCCGAGCGCGGCAAGACGGTCGCCGTCATTTCCAGCGGCGACGCCGGGCTGTACGGCATGGCCGGGCTCGTCTACGAAGTGCTGATTGAAAAAGGCTGGACGAAAGACGATCCGATTGAAGTGGAAGTCATTCCGGGCATTTCCGCCATCCATTCATGCGCGGCGCTGCTCGGGGCGCCGGTGATGCATGACGCGTGCACAATCAGCTTGAGCGACCATTTGACGCCGTGGGCGCTGATCGAAAAACGGCTCGAAGCGGCGGCGGCCGCTGATTTTGTGATCGCGTTGTACAACCCGAAAAGCGGGCGGCGCACGCGGCAAATTGTGGAAGCGCAACGCATCCTGCTCCGCCACCGGGCGCCCGAGACGCCGGTCGGGCTTGTGAAAAGCGCATACCGCGAACGCCAGCAGATCGTGCTCACCGATTTGGCCCATATGCTTGATCATGAAATCGGCATGTTGACGACGGTCATTATTGGCAATTCGACGACGTTTGTGCATGACGGATTGATGATTACGCCGCGCGGCTATCAACGCAAATACCATTTAACCGCGGCCGTCCAGCCGCTGAAACCGCACGAGCGGCTGCGCAAAGAAGCGGAGCCGTGGGCGTTAGAATCGATGAGTCCGCAGGCAACCGGTGATGTTGAAGGGAAGCGGACAGCTGTTTCGAACAATCGGGCTTCCTTGGCGTTAGCCGGCATCCCGCCATTTCCAGATGAAACGCAGCAAACGGCGGCTAGGCCGGCGAGTATGGCCGGTTCAACCGCCGTCGCCGGGCAGACAGCGGTCGAGCGGCCGGTGGTTCATATAGCGCGACAGCAAGCGAAAGAAGCCGCCGAAGATGCGCTTGCGGCGCTTGAAAGCCGTAAACGGCGAAAAGCGGAAACCGTCCTGTTTGAAGCGGCAGTGAGCCCGGGGGTGGCCAACAAACAGTTCACGGCGGAACAGTTGCTTGTTCTAGCGGAGACAGTCGGCCCCGATGGAAAAATGACGTACACGCCAGATCATTACATAAAAATCGAACGGATGACTGATGACCCGGATGGACTTGTGGCTAAACTGACCGCCGCTGGGTTGACGGTTACGCCGGTCGGCGAGGTCCTGACCGTGAAAGCGTGCGATTTTTGTGACGGGGAGAAAAAAGACGCCATTCCGTACGCGGAGGAATTGGCGCGGCGATTCGGCGGGATGGCGCTGCCGAAAGAGCTGAAACTTGGCATCAACGGCTGCGGCATGGCGTGCTACGGAGCGGTGCGTGAAGATATCGGTCTTGTGTACCGAAAAGGAAAATTTGATTTGTTTTTGGGCGGAAAAACGGTCGGCCGCAACGCCCATCCCGGCCAGCTTGTCGCCGAAGGCTTGCCGCCGGAAGAGATCGTCGCCATCATGACTGAGGTGATCGAGCAATACAAAGAACATGCCTACCCGAACGAACGGTTTCATAAGTTTTTCAGTCGGGTGAAACAAGTGGGCCGGTTTCGCCATGAAGAAGCGAAGGCCGCTGCTATGGTGGAAACGGCGGCTTGCGGCGACTAG
- a CDS encoding cobalt-precorrin-5B (C(1))-methyltransferase: protein MEAKKTLREGYTTGSCATAATKAALTALITGRVQTEATIRLPIGRAVTFSVQSCTYDGSTATAAVVKDGGDDPDATHGALIVSTVSWASSSGVHLDGGEGVGRVTKPGLPVPVGEAAINPVPRKMIRETAKEVLEQYGIDRGVNIVISVPGGEEIAKKTLNARLGIIGGISILGTRGIVVPFSTAAYRASIVQAIQVAKASGCRHVVITTGGRSEKYAMREYPGLPEEAFIEMGDFVGFTLKQCKRLGIETVSMVGMMGKFSKVAQGVMMVHAKSAPVDFGFLARLAEQAGAPAPLVAAVREANTAAQVGDMMQEAGCTTFFQLLCEACCRAALNEVGGGMTVETSIYTMNGQRLGKAVQTNGND from the coding sequence ATGGAAGCGAAAAAAACGCTGCGGGAAGGATATACGACCGGGTCATGTGCGACGGCGGCGACGAAGGCGGCGCTCACGGCGCTCATTACCGGCCGGGTGCAGACGGAAGCGACGATTCGGTTGCCGATCGGACGGGCGGTGACATTTTCCGTTCAGTCGTGTACATATGATGGATCAACGGCGACAGCCGCTGTCGTGAAAGACGGCGGCGATGACCCGGACGCGACGCATGGAGCGTTGATCGTTTCGACCGTCTCATGGGCATCATCTTCGGGCGTGCATCTTGACGGCGGCGAAGGGGTCGGGCGCGTGACGAAGCCGGGCTTGCCGGTGCCGGTCGGCGAGGCGGCGATCAATCCCGTGCCGCGGAAGATGATTCGCGAAACCGCGAAGGAAGTGCTCGAGCAATACGGCATCGACCGCGGGGTGAACATCGTCATTTCCGTGCCGGGCGGCGAAGAGATCGCTAAAAAGACGTTAAATGCGAGGCTCGGCATCATCGGCGGCATTTCGATTTTAGGGACGCGCGGCATCGTCGTTCCGTTTTCGACCGCGGCCTACCGAGCGAGCATCGTGCAAGCCATTCAAGTGGCGAAAGCGAGCGGCTGCCGCCATGTCGTCATTACGACCGGGGGGCGGAGCGAGAAATACGCCATGCGGGAATATCCCGGTTTGCCGGAAGAGGCGTTTATTGAAATGGGCGATTTTGTTGGCTTTACGTTGAAGCAATGCAAGCGGCTCGGCATTGAAACGGTGTCGATGGTTGGGATGATGGGGAAATTTTCGAAAGTCGCCCAAGGAGTCATGATGGTTCACGCCAAGAGCGCGCCGGTCGATTTCGGCTTTTTGGCTCGGTTGGCGGAACAAGCCGGCGCTCCGGCACCGCTCGTTGCCGCTGTCCGCGAGGCGAATACGGCGGCGCAAGTCGGCGACATGATGCAGGAAGCGGGCTGCACAACATTTTTTCAGCTATTGTGCGAAGCGTGCTGCCGGGCGGCGCTCAACGAAGTTGGCGGCGGCATGACGGTGGAGACATCTATTTACACGATGAACGGACAACGGTTAGGAAAGGCGGTGCAGACGAATGGGAACGATTAA
- a CDS encoding energy-coupling factor transporter transmembrane component T family protein: MIREFDRFAYDNRLRTWRAEWKFAMAVILLVLGMMSSWREQLLMMAGMTYWIIGRAGVPFSLYGKAMAAASVFLGVSLLTMIVSISFPLRLSIAYSQLRPAAELAVRSLSAWSCLFFLLITTPAPEWFAVLRRCRLPAAVIELCFLMYRFIFLLEHAAVELWLALRARNGGTHWRHGGMLMYQLWLKAGQSYEALGRALAARGGIDSFVYRHQPLETKPHTIDMTAGAALIVLLLGLIWWKG; the protein is encoded by the coding sequence ATGATTCGCGAGTTTGATCGGTTCGCCTACGACAATCGGCTGCGAACGTGGCGAGCGGAATGGAAGTTCGCGATGGCGGTGATCTTGTTGGTGCTTGGGATGATGAGCAGCTGGCGCGAACAGTTGCTCATGATGGCGGGGATGACGTATTGGATCATTGGCCGGGCCGGTGTCCCGTTTTCACTGTATGGAAAAGCAATGGCCGCCGCTTCGGTTTTTTTAGGAGTCAGCTTATTGACAATGATCGTTTCTATTTCTTTTCCTCTTCGGTTATCCATTGCCTATAGCCAGCTGCGGCCAGCCGCTGAACTGGCCGTTCGCTCTTTGTCGGCGTGGTCTTGTTTGTTTTTCCTTCTGATCACTACGCCGGCGCCGGAATGGTTTGCCGTCCTGCGGCGTTGCCGTCTTCCGGCGGCAGTCATCGAGCTTTGTTTTCTGATGTACCGCTTCATCTTTTTGCTTGAGCACGCAGCGGTTGAGCTGTGGCTGGCGTTGCGCGCCCGCAATGGAGGAACACATTGGCGGCATGGGGGGATGCTTATGTACCAATTGTGGCTGAAGGCCGGGCAATCGTACGAAGCGCTCGGGCGTGCGCTTGCCGCTCGCGGGGGAATCGATTCGTTTGTCTATCGGCATCAGCCGTTGGAAACAAAACCACACACCATTGACATGACAGCCGGCGCCGCGTTGATCGTGCTGCTGCTCGGGTTGATTTGGTGGAAAGGGTGA
- the rraA gene encoding ribonuclease E activity regulator RraA, with amino-acid sequence MKTADLCDQFLDELQVCELAFQSYGGKRAFSGPIATVDVFEDNVLVREALETVPPGTVLVVDGKGSRRVALLGDRLAQIACERGLAGVIIHGCIRDSAEISAMPIGVMAIGTCPVKSKKEGKGARDVVLEFGGVRWEPGAYVYADADGIVIARTNLSEKNG; translated from the coding sequence ATGAAAACGGCTGATTTATGCGATCAATTTCTTGACGAGCTGCAAGTGTGCGAACTTGCCTTCCAATCGTACGGCGGAAAGCGGGCGTTTTCTGGACCGATTGCCACTGTTGACGTGTTTGAAGACAACGTGCTTGTCCGCGAAGCGCTCGAGACGGTGCCGCCGGGCACGGTGCTTGTTGTTGACGGAAAAGGGTCGCGCCGCGTCGCGCTATTAGGCGACCGATTGGCGCAAATCGCCTGCGAGAGAGGGCTCGCTGGCGTCATCATTCACGGCTGCATTCGCGATTCCGCAGAAATCAGCGCGATGCCGATTGGCGTGATGGCCATTGGCACTTGCCCGGTGAAAAGCAAAAAAGAGGGAAAAGGCGCCCGCGATGTCGTGCTTGAATTTGGCGGCGTCCGTTGGGAGCCAGGCGCGTATGTGTATGCGGATGCAGATGGCATTGTCATTGCGCGAACGAACTTGTCGGAAAAAAACGGTTGA
- the cobK gene encoding precorrin-6A reductase: MILLLAGTSDARELAVTVQNEGYEVLATVVTDHAAEQLEAAGVRAHVGRLDAAQLARLAKANGARAIVDASHPFAEEASKNAMQAATEAGLPYIRYERQASSLASGTVTFVDSYEEAAELAAEKGGVVMLTTGSKTLDIFAAKLLGRPNVRVIARMLPRKDNLEKCERLGFSQEQLIMMQGPFSKELDRALFRHFGVTLVITKESGKVGFVDEKLAAAEELGIETIVIRRPRLAYGTVYTDFAGVLEALKQQAPVSTRSPLQMEKAGTSD, from the coding sequence ATGATTTTGCTGCTCGCCGGTACGAGCGACGCCCGCGAACTGGCGGTTACGGTGCAAAACGAAGGATATGAAGTGCTGGCTACAGTCGTCACCGATCATGCGGCCGAACAGCTAGAAGCCGCCGGCGTGCGCGCCCATGTCGGCCGCTTGGATGCCGCCCAGCTCGCCCGGCTTGCCAAAGCGAACGGAGCGAGAGCGATCGTGGACGCCAGCCATCCATTTGCCGAAGAGGCGTCAAAAAACGCCATGCAAGCGGCGACCGAAGCGGGACTTCCGTACATCCGCTATGAGCGGCAAGCGTCTTCGCTGGCGTCCGGCACGGTAACGTTTGTCGACAGCTATGAAGAAGCGGCCGAGCTGGCGGCCGAAAAAGGCGGCGTCGTCATGCTTACGACTGGCAGCAAAACGCTCGATATTTTCGCCGCCAAGCTGCTTGGCCGGCCTAACGTGCGGGTGATCGCCCGGATGCTGCCGCGCAAAGACAATTTGGAAAAATGCGAGCGGCTCGGATTTTCGCAAGAACAGCTCATCATGATGCAAGGGCCGTTTTCCAAAGAGCTCGACCGGGCGCTGTTCCGCCATTTTGGCGTCACATTAGTCATCACGAAAGAGAGCGGCAAAGTCGGGTTTGTTGATGAAAAGCTCGCTGCCGCCGAGGAACTTGGCATTGAAACGATCGTCATTCGCCGACCTCGACTGGCATACGGCACAGTGTATACCGATTTTGCCGGCGTCCTCGAGGCGTTGAAACAACAAGCGCCGGTTTCCACCCGTTCGCCGCTGCAAATGGAAAAGGCGGGAACATCTGACTAA
- a CDS encoding bifunctional cobalt-precorrin-7 (C(5))-methyltransferase/cobalt-precorrin-6B (C(15))-methyltransferase has product MGTIKLIGIGADGPAGLPALYRRWIEESELLVGGRRQLAMFPDYKGETIVVRSKLAELVEQLRNETRTTVVLASGDPLFYGMGSYLANKLPIEVYPAVSSVQWAFAKMGESWQDAAFISVHGRPLTGLAQRIDGRRKVAVLTDETNSPTAIARYLLEYGMTEYEAFVGEELGGPNERCRFFKLEEMAETEFLPLNIVVLKQVAPSPTWPLGIEDDEFFQRKPDKGLITKKEIRVLSLSALRLRPDSVVWDIGTCTGSVAIEAAKIARDGAVFAIEKNEHDVDICRQNLRKFRVDLTLVHGKAPDRLDEFADPDAIFIGGTSGAMAPLLDVCTKRLKKNGRIVINAATVETLAEACRELRARGFHVDIALAQAARSKPILELTRFEALNPVYIITAKREGDE; this is encoded by the coding sequence ATGGGAACGATTAAGCTGATCGGCATCGGCGCCGACGGTCCGGCGGGCTTGCCGGCTCTGTACAGGCGCTGGATTGAGGAAAGCGAGCTGCTTGTCGGCGGCAGGCGGCAATTGGCGATGTTTCCGGACTACAAAGGTGAAACGATCGTCGTCCGCAGCAAGCTGGCGGAACTCGTCGAGCAGCTCCGAAATGAGACGAGAACGACGGTCGTATTGGCTTCCGGCGATCCGCTCTTTTACGGGATGGGCAGCTATTTGGCGAACAAGTTGCCAATTGAGGTATATCCGGCGGTCAGCTCGGTGCAATGGGCGTTTGCGAAAATGGGGGAGTCATGGCAAGATGCCGCGTTCATCAGCGTCCACGGCCGGCCGCTGACGGGGCTTGCCCAACGCATTGACGGGCGGCGCAAAGTCGCCGTTTTGACCGATGAAACGAACTCCCCGACGGCAATCGCCCGCTATTTGCTGGAGTATGGCATGACCGAGTACGAGGCGTTTGTCGGCGAGGAGCTCGGCGGGCCGAATGAACGATGCCGGTTTTTCAAGCTCGAAGAAATGGCCGAAACCGAGTTTCTTCCATTAAATATAGTCGTGTTGAAACAGGTGGCGCCAAGCCCAACCTGGCCGCTTGGCATTGAAGATGATGAATTTTTTCAGCGCAAGCCGGATAAAGGATTGATTACGAAAAAAGAAATTCGCGTGCTGAGCTTAAGCGCTTTGCGTCTCCGCCCGGACAGCGTCGTGTGGGACATCGGCACATGCACCGGTTCAGTGGCGATTGAAGCGGCGAAAATCGCCCGTGACGGGGCGGTGTTTGCCATTGAAAAAAATGAACATGATGTCGACATTTGCCGACAAAATTTGCGCAAATTCCGCGTCGACTTGACGCTCGTTCACGGCAAAGCGCCCGATCGGCTCGACGAGTTTGCCGACCCGGACGCCATTTTTATCGGCGGCACATCGGGAGCGATGGCGCCGCTGTTGGACGTCTGTACGAAACGGCTGAAAAAAAACGGGCGCATTGTCATCAACGCGGCGACGGTCGAGACGCTCGCCGAAGCGTGCCGCGAGCTGCGCGCACGCGGGTTTCATGTCGACATTGCGCTTGCACAGGCAGCCAGAAGCAAGCCGATTTTAGAATTGACGCGCTTTGAGGCGCTCAATCCGGTATACATCATCACTGCGAAACGGGAGGGAGACGAATGA
- a CDS encoding energy-coupling factor ABC transporter substrate-binding protein produces the protein MKKNRWLFAFVLVLILLPLWWARGSEFGGTDDQAERAIQTLAPHYRPWFESIFTPPGGEVETLLFSLQAALGAGVIGYVIGLYKGRSERKNGHDSRV, from the coding sequence ATGAAAAAAAACCGGTGGCTGTTCGCTTTCGTCTTGGTGTTGATCCTCCTTCCGCTTTGGTGGGCGCGCGGCTCGGAATTTGGCGGCACCGACGACCAGGCGGAACGGGCGATTCAAACGCTCGCTCCGCATTATCGGCCGTGGTTTGAATCGATTTTCACCCCGCCGGGCGGCGAAGTGGAAACGCTGCTGTTCTCGCTGCAAGCCGCTCTTGGCGCCGGCGTCATCGGCTACGTGATCGGCCTGTATAAAGGGCGATCGGAACGGAAGAACGGGCATGATTCGCGAGTTTGA